The Pygocentrus nattereri isolate fPygNat1 chromosome 17, fPygNat1.pri, whole genome shotgun sequence genome window below encodes:
- the picalmb gene encoding phosphatidylinositol binding clathrin assembly protein b isoform X7 produces the protein MSGQSITDRITAAQHSVTGSAVSKTVCKATTHEIMGPKKKHLDYLIHCTNEMNVNIPQLADSLFERTTNTSWVVVFKSLITTHHLMVYGNERFVQYLASRNTLFNLSNFLDKSGLQGYDMSTFIRRYSRYLNEKAVSYRQVAFDFTKVKRGVDGVMRTMNTEKLLKTIPIIQNQMDALLDFNVNANELTNGVINAAFMLLFKDSIRLFAAYNEGIINLLEKYFDMKKVQCKEGLDIYKKFLTRMTRISEFLKVAEQVGIDRGDIPDLSQFTVCAPSSLLDALEQHLASLEGKKVKDSTAASRASTLSNAVSSLANTGMSFTKVDEREKQAALEEEQARLKALKEQRLKELSKRPSFATTDTSPVSTTAASISTAPAIDLFSTPSCSNGALKMESDLFDLQTTFQPSMQPGPSVATPWGDPFSSSEAVDDSIPNLNPFLTKLVVDPAHLPVVSSDGVSFSSRTSGHEIFGDSFGQASMVQHLPNPSPFQSEPSTVAGLFRGYGAQVPPPQSTGELHVDFESVFGNKAASSSSLDTDGGILKPTLAGSNQPSTQHPEKLVSDDLDSSLANLVGNLGIGNGTTKNDIHWNQPGEKKLTGGMNWQPKAAPSTTWNPVSMPPSVMAFPATTPTGMIGYGMPPQLPSMTMMTQPTMMYTQPVMRPSNPFGSVPSAQPSAASSPSSQSPLRAPGQDPFAQLSLKDFL, from the exons ATGTCGGGGCAGAGCATTACTGACAGGATAACCGCCGCTCAGCACAGCGTTACCGGATCGGCGGTGTCCAAAACAGTGTGCAAGGCAACGACGCACGAAATCATGGGCCCGAAAAAGAAACATCTGGACT ATCTCATCCACTGTACCAATGAAATGAACGTGAACATTCCTCAGCTGGCTGACTCGCTTTTTGAGAGAACCACCAACACCAGCTGGGTGGTCGTCTTCAAATCCCTCATCACAACACACCACCTCATGGTCTATGGCAATGAG CGTTTTGTTCAGTACTTGGCGTCCAGGAATACGTTATTCAACCTCAGCAACTTTTTGGATAAAAGTGGGTTACAAG GCTACGACATGTCCACTTTTATCCGGAGGTACAGCCGGTATCTGAATGAAAAAGCAGTGTCATATCGGCAGGTTGCTTTTGATTTTACAAAAGTAAAGCGTGG GGTTGATGGAGTGATGAGAACTATGAACACAGAGAAGCTTCTTAAAACCATCCCCATCATCCAGAACCAGATGGATGCCCTTCTAGACTTCAAC gTCAATGCCAACGAGCTCACCAATGGGGTTATCAATGCAGCCTTCATGCTTCTCTTCAAAGATTCAATCAGGCTTTTTGCAGCTTACAACGAGGGGATAATCAACCTACTGG AGAAGTATTTTGACATGAAGAAGGTTCAGTGCAAAGAAGGCCTGGATATTTACAAGAAGTTCCTCACAAGAATGACCCGCATCTCAGAGTTCCTCAAAGTTGCAGAG cAGGTGGGGATAGACAGAGGGGACATCCCGGACCTTTCCCAG tttacagtgtgt GCTCCCAGCAGCCTGCTGGATGCTTTAGAACAGCACTTGGCCTCTTTAGAAGGCAAGAAGGTGAAAGACTCCACTGCAGCCAGCAG GGCTAGCACGCTATCCAATGCTGTGTCGTCCCTGGCCAACACCGGTATGTCTTTTACCAAAgtggacgagagagagaaacaggcgGCTTTGGAGGAGGAGCAGGCACGACTGAAGGCGCTGAAG GAGCAGAGGCTGAAGGAGCTCTCTAAAAGGCCCTCATTTGCCACCACAGACACATCTCCAGTGTCCACCACAGCAGCCAGTATTAGTACGGCTCCTGCCATAGACCTGTTCTCTACCCCCAGCTGCTCAAATGG tgCCCTGAAGATGGAGAGTGACCTCTTTGACCTGCAAACCACGTTTCAACCCTCCATGCAACCCGGGCCCTCTGTAGCCACACCGTGGGGAG atcctttctcttcttctgaAGCTGTCGATGACTCCATCCCAAACTTAAACCCTTTCCTAACCAAACTTGTTGTCGATCCTGCTCATCTACCTGTTGTGTCGTCCGATGGTGTTAGTTTTTCCTCTAGGACATCAGGTCATGAGATATTCGGTG ACTCTTTTGGTCAAGCATCCATGGTCCAGCATCTCCCAAACCCCTCTCCCTTCCAGTCTGAGCCCTCCACTGTAGCAGGCCTATTCCGAG GGTATGGTGCACAGGTGCCTCCACCACAGAGCACAGGGGAGCTTCATGTTGACTTTGAGTCTGTTTTCGGAAACAAAGCTGCCTCTTCCAGTAGCCTGGACACAGATG GTGGGATTTTGAAGCCCACTTTGGCAGGGTCTAATCAGCCTTCCACTCAACATCCGGAAAAACTTGTGTCAGATGACCTTGACTCCTCCCTAGCAAATCTGGTTGGAA ACTTGGGAATTGGAAATGGCACCACCAAAAA TGATATCCACTGGAACCAGCCAGGTGAGAAGAAACTGACTGGTGGAATGAACTGGCAGCCCAAAGCTGCCCCATCCACTACATGGAACCCTGTCTCCATG CCTCCTTCAGTCATGGCCTTCCCTGCCACAACCCCTACGGGCATGATAGGATATGGGATG CCCCCACAGTTGCCCTCGATGACTATGATGACGCAGCCCACAATGATGTACACGCAACCTGTGATGAGGCCATCCAACCCCTTTGGATCGGTTCCCAGTGCGCAG CCCTCTGCTGCCTCTAGCCCCTCCAGTCAGAGTCCTCTCAGAGCCCCAGGACAAGATCCCTTTGCACAGCTCTCTCTCAAGGATTTCTTGTAG
- the picalmb gene encoding phosphatidylinositol binding clathrin assembly protein b isoform X14 translates to MSGQSITDRITAAQHSVTGSAVSKTVCKATTHEIMGPKKKHLDYLIHCTNEMNVNIPQLADSLFERTTNTSWVVVFKSLITTHHLMVYGNERFVQYLASRNTLFNLSNFLDKSGLQGYDMSTFIRRYSRYLNEKAVSYRQVAFDFTKVKRGVDGVMRTMNTEKLLKTIPIIQNQMDALLDFNVNANELTNGVINAAFMLLFKDSIRLFAAYNEGIINLLEKYFDMKKVQCKEGLDIYKKFLTRMTRISEFLKVAEQVGIDRGDIPDLSQAPSSLLDALEQHLASLEGKKVKDSTAASRASTLSNAVSSLANTGMSFTKVDEREKQAALEEEQARLKALKEQRLKELSKRPSFATTDTSPVSTTAASISTAPAIDLFSTPSCSNGALKMESDLFDLQTTFQPSMQPGPSVATPWGGYGAQVPPPQSTGELHVDFESVFGNKAASSSSLDTDGGILKPTLAGSNQPSTQHPEKLVSDDLDSSLANLVGNLGIGNGTTKNDIHWNQPGEKKLTGGMNWQPKAAPSTTWNPVSMPPSVMAFPATTPTGMIGYGMPPQLPSMTMMTQPTMMYTQPVMRPSNPFGSVPSAQPSAASSPSSQSPLRAPGQDPFAQLSLKDFL, encoded by the exons ATGTCGGGGCAGAGCATTACTGACAGGATAACCGCCGCTCAGCACAGCGTTACCGGATCGGCGGTGTCCAAAACAGTGTGCAAGGCAACGACGCACGAAATCATGGGCCCGAAAAAGAAACATCTGGACT ATCTCATCCACTGTACCAATGAAATGAACGTGAACATTCCTCAGCTGGCTGACTCGCTTTTTGAGAGAACCACCAACACCAGCTGGGTGGTCGTCTTCAAATCCCTCATCACAACACACCACCTCATGGTCTATGGCAATGAG CGTTTTGTTCAGTACTTGGCGTCCAGGAATACGTTATTCAACCTCAGCAACTTTTTGGATAAAAGTGGGTTACAAG GCTACGACATGTCCACTTTTATCCGGAGGTACAGCCGGTATCTGAATGAAAAAGCAGTGTCATATCGGCAGGTTGCTTTTGATTTTACAAAAGTAAAGCGTGG GGTTGATGGAGTGATGAGAACTATGAACACAGAGAAGCTTCTTAAAACCATCCCCATCATCCAGAACCAGATGGATGCCCTTCTAGACTTCAAC gTCAATGCCAACGAGCTCACCAATGGGGTTATCAATGCAGCCTTCATGCTTCTCTTCAAAGATTCAATCAGGCTTTTTGCAGCTTACAACGAGGGGATAATCAACCTACTGG AGAAGTATTTTGACATGAAGAAGGTTCAGTGCAAAGAAGGCCTGGATATTTACAAGAAGTTCCTCACAAGAATGACCCGCATCTCAGAGTTCCTCAAAGTTGCAGAG cAGGTGGGGATAGACAGAGGGGACATCCCGGACCTTTCCCAG GCTCCCAGCAGCCTGCTGGATGCTTTAGAACAGCACTTGGCCTCTTTAGAAGGCAAGAAGGTGAAAGACTCCACTGCAGCCAGCAG GGCTAGCACGCTATCCAATGCTGTGTCGTCCCTGGCCAACACCGGTATGTCTTTTACCAAAgtggacgagagagagaaacaggcgGCTTTGGAGGAGGAGCAGGCACGACTGAAGGCGCTGAAG GAGCAGAGGCTGAAGGAGCTCTCTAAAAGGCCCTCATTTGCCACCACAGACACATCTCCAGTGTCCACCACAGCAGCCAGTATTAGTACGGCTCCTGCCATAGACCTGTTCTCTACCCCCAGCTGCTCAAATGG tgCCCTGAAGATGGAGAGTGACCTCTTTGACCTGCAAACCACGTTTCAACCCTCCATGCAACCCGGGCCCTCTGTAGCCACACCGTGGGGAG GGTATGGTGCACAGGTGCCTCCACCACAGAGCACAGGGGAGCTTCATGTTGACTTTGAGTCTGTTTTCGGAAACAAAGCTGCCTCTTCCAGTAGCCTGGACACAGATG GTGGGATTTTGAAGCCCACTTTGGCAGGGTCTAATCAGCCTTCCACTCAACATCCGGAAAAACTTGTGTCAGATGACCTTGACTCCTCCCTAGCAAATCTGGTTGGAA ACTTGGGAATTGGAAATGGCACCACCAAAAA TGATATCCACTGGAACCAGCCAGGTGAGAAGAAACTGACTGGTGGAATGAACTGGCAGCCCAAAGCTGCCCCATCCACTACATGGAACCCTGTCTCCATG CCTCCTTCAGTCATGGCCTTCCCTGCCACAACCCCTACGGGCATGATAGGATATGGGATG CCCCCACAGTTGCCCTCGATGACTATGATGACGCAGCCCACAATGATGTACACGCAACCTGTGATGAGGCCATCCAACCCCTTTGGATCGGTTCCCAGTGCGCAG CCCTCTGCTGCCTCTAGCCCCTCCAGTCAGAGTCCTCTCAGAGCCCCAGGACAAGATCCCTTTGCACAGCTCTCTCTCAAGGATTTCTTGTAG
- the picalmb gene encoding phosphatidylinositol binding clathrin assembly protein b isoform X5 has translation MSGQSITDRITAAQHSVTGSAVSKTVCKATTHEIMGPKKKHLDYLIHCTNEMNVNIPQLADSLFERTTNTSWVVVFKSLITTHHLMVYGNERFVQYLASRNTLFNLSNFLDKSGLQGYDMSTFIRRYSRYLNEKAVSYRQVAFDFTKVKRGVDGVMRTMNTEKLLKTIPIIQNQMDALLDFNVNANELTNGVINAAFMLLFKDSIRLFAAYNEGIINLLEKYFDMKKVQCKEGLDIYKKFLTRMTRISEFLKVAEQVGIDRGDIPDLSQFTVCAPSSLLDALEQHLASLEGKKVKDSTAASRASTLSNAVSSLANTGMSFTKVDEREKQAALEEEQARLKALKEQRLKELSKRPSFATTDTSPVSTTAASISTAPAIDLFSTPSCSNGALKMESDLFDLQTTFQPSMQPGPSVATPWGDPFSSSEAVDDSIPNLNPFLTKLVVDPAHLPVVSSDGVSFSSRTSDQYNPFIDSSSSVSANYKRTVRIEHLISDSFGQASMVQHLPNPSPFQSEPSTVAGLFRGYGAQVPPPQSTGELHVDFESVFGNKAASSSSLDTDGGILKPTLAGSNQPSTQHPEKLVSDDLDSSLANLVGNLGIGNGTTKNDIHWNQPGEKKLTGGMNWQPKAAPSTTWNPVSMPPSVMAFPATTPTGMIGYGMPPQLPSMTMMTQPTMMYTQPVMRPSNPFGSVPSAQPSAASSPSSQSPLRAPGQDPFAQLSLKDFL, from the exons ATGTCGGGGCAGAGCATTACTGACAGGATAACCGCCGCTCAGCACAGCGTTACCGGATCGGCGGTGTCCAAAACAGTGTGCAAGGCAACGACGCACGAAATCATGGGCCCGAAAAAGAAACATCTGGACT ATCTCATCCACTGTACCAATGAAATGAACGTGAACATTCCTCAGCTGGCTGACTCGCTTTTTGAGAGAACCACCAACACCAGCTGGGTGGTCGTCTTCAAATCCCTCATCACAACACACCACCTCATGGTCTATGGCAATGAG CGTTTTGTTCAGTACTTGGCGTCCAGGAATACGTTATTCAACCTCAGCAACTTTTTGGATAAAAGTGGGTTACAAG GCTACGACATGTCCACTTTTATCCGGAGGTACAGCCGGTATCTGAATGAAAAAGCAGTGTCATATCGGCAGGTTGCTTTTGATTTTACAAAAGTAAAGCGTGG GGTTGATGGAGTGATGAGAACTATGAACACAGAGAAGCTTCTTAAAACCATCCCCATCATCCAGAACCAGATGGATGCCCTTCTAGACTTCAAC gTCAATGCCAACGAGCTCACCAATGGGGTTATCAATGCAGCCTTCATGCTTCTCTTCAAAGATTCAATCAGGCTTTTTGCAGCTTACAACGAGGGGATAATCAACCTACTGG AGAAGTATTTTGACATGAAGAAGGTTCAGTGCAAAGAAGGCCTGGATATTTACAAGAAGTTCCTCACAAGAATGACCCGCATCTCAGAGTTCCTCAAAGTTGCAGAG cAGGTGGGGATAGACAGAGGGGACATCCCGGACCTTTCCCAG tttacagtgtgt GCTCCCAGCAGCCTGCTGGATGCTTTAGAACAGCACTTGGCCTCTTTAGAAGGCAAGAAGGTGAAAGACTCCACTGCAGCCAGCAG GGCTAGCACGCTATCCAATGCTGTGTCGTCCCTGGCCAACACCGGTATGTCTTTTACCAAAgtggacgagagagagaaacaggcgGCTTTGGAGGAGGAGCAGGCACGACTGAAGGCGCTGAAG GAGCAGAGGCTGAAGGAGCTCTCTAAAAGGCCCTCATTTGCCACCACAGACACATCTCCAGTGTCCACCACAGCAGCCAGTATTAGTACGGCTCCTGCCATAGACCTGTTCTCTACCCCCAGCTGCTCAAATGG tgCCCTGAAGATGGAGAGTGACCTCTTTGACCTGCAAACCACGTTTCAACCCTCCATGCAACCCGGGCCCTCTGTAGCCACACCGTGGGGAG atcctttctcttcttctgaAGCTGTCGATGACTCCATCCCAAACTTAAACCCTTTCCTAACCAAACTTGTTGTCGATCCTGCTCATCTACCTGTTGTGTCGTCCGATGGTGTTAGTTTTTCCTCTAGGACATCAG ATCAATACAATCCCTTTATTGATTCAAGCTCATCCGTATCAGCCAATTACAAACGAACAGTGCGGATAGAACACTTAATCTCAG ACTCTTTTGGTCAAGCATCCATGGTCCAGCATCTCCCAAACCCCTCTCCCTTCCAGTCTGAGCCCTCCACTGTAGCAGGCCTATTCCGAG GGTATGGTGCACAGGTGCCTCCACCACAGAGCACAGGGGAGCTTCATGTTGACTTTGAGTCTGTTTTCGGAAACAAAGCTGCCTCTTCCAGTAGCCTGGACACAGATG GTGGGATTTTGAAGCCCACTTTGGCAGGGTCTAATCAGCCTTCCACTCAACATCCGGAAAAACTTGTGTCAGATGACCTTGACTCCTCCCTAGCAAATCTGGTTGGAA ACTTGGGAATTGGAAATGGCACCACCAAAAA TGATATCCACTGGAACCAGCCAGGTGAGAAGAAACTGACTGGTGGAATGAACTGGCAGCCCAAAGCTGCCCCATCCACTACATGGAACCCTGTCTCCATG CCTCCTTCAGTCATGGCCTTCCCTGCCACAACCCCTACGGGCATGATAGGATATGGGATG CCCCCACAGTTGCCCTCGATGACTATGATGACGCAGCCCACAATGATGTACACGCAACCTGTGATGAGGCCATCCAACCCCTTTGGATCGGTTCCCAGTGCGCAG CCCTCTGCTGCCTCTAGCCCCTCCAGTCAGAGTCCTCTCAGAGCCCCAGGACAAGATCCCTTTGCACAGCTCTCTCTCAAGGATTTCTTGTAG
- the picalmb gene encoding phosphatidylinositol binding clathrin assembly protein b isoform X8, with protein MSGQSITDRITAAQHSVTGSAVSKTVCKATTHEIMGPKKKHLDYLIHCTNEMNVNIPQLADSLFERTTNTSWVVVFKSLITTHHLMVYGNERFVQYLASRNTLFNLSNFLDKSGLQGYDMSTFIRRYSRYLNEKAVSYRQVAFDFTKVKRGVDGVMRTMNTEKLLKTIPIIQNQMDALLDFNVNANELTNGVINAAFMLLFKDSIRLFAAYNEGIINLLEKYFDMKKVQCKEGLDIYKKFLTRMTRISEFLKVAEQVGIDRGDIPDLSQFTVCAPSSLLDALEQHLASLEGKKVKDSTAASRASTLSNAVSSLANTGMSFTKVDEREKQAALEEEQARLKALKEQRLKELSKRPSFATTDTSPVSTTAASISTAPAIDLFSTPSCSNGALKMESDLFDLQTTFQPSMQPGPSVATPWGDPFSSSEAVDDSIPNLNPFLTKLVVDPAHLPVVSSDGVSFSSRTSGHEIFGDQYNPFIDSSSSVSANYKRTVRIEHLISGYGAQVPPPQSTGELHVDFESVFGNKAASSSSLDTDGGILKPTLAGSNQPSTQHPEKLVSDDLDSSLANLVGNLGIGNGTTKNDIHWNQPGEKKLTGGMNWQPKAAPSTTWNPVSMPPSVMAFPATTPTGMIGYGMPPQLPSMTMMTQPTMMYTQPVMRPSNPFGSVPSAQPSAASSPSSQSPLRAPGQDPFAQLSLKDFL; from the exons ATGTCGGGGCAGAGCATTACTGACAGGATAACCGCCGCTCAGCACAGCGTTACCGGATCGGCGGTGTCCAAAACAGTGTGCAAGGCAACGACGCACGAAATCATGGGCCCGAAAAAGAAACATCTGGACT ATCTCATCCACTGTACCAATGAAATGAACGTGAACATTCCTCAGCTGGCTGACTCGCTTTTTGAGAGAACCACCAACACCAGCTGGGTGGTCGTCTTCAAATCCCTCATCACAACACACCACCTCATGGTCTATGGCAATGAG CGTTTTGTTCAGTACTTGGCGTCCAGGAATACGTTATTCAACCTCAGCAACTTTTTGGATAAAAGTGGGTTACAAG GCTACGACATGTCCACTTTTATCCGGAGGTACAGCCGGTATCTGAATGAAAAAGCAGTGTCATATCGGCAGGTTGCTTTTGATTTTACAAAAGTAAAGCGTGG GGTTGATGGAGTGATGAGAACTATGAACACAGAGAAGCTTCTTAAAACCATCCCCATCATCCAGAACCAGATGGATGCCCTTCTAGACTTCAAC gTCAATGCCAACGAGCTCACCAATGGGGTTATCAATGCAGCCTTCATGCTTCTCTTCAAAGATTCAATCAGGCTTTTTGCAGCTTACAACGAGGGGATAATCAACCTACTGG AGAAGTATTTTGACATGAAGAAGGTTCAGTGCAAAGAAGGCCTGGATATTTACAAGAAGTTCCTCACAAGAATGACCCGCATCTCAGAGTTCCTCAAAGTTGCAGAG cAGGTGGGGATAGACAGAGGGGACATCCCGGACCTTTCCCAG tttacagtgtgt GCTCCCAGCAGCCTGCTGGATGCTTTAGAACAGCACTTGGCCTCTTTAGAAGGCAAGAAGGTGAAAGACTCCACTGCAGCCAGCAG GGCTAGCACGCTATCCAATGCTGTGTCGTCCCTGGCCAACACCGGTATGTCTTTTACCAAAgtggacgagagagagaaacaggcgGCTTTGGAGGAGGAGCAGGCACGACTGAAGGCGCTGAAG GAGCAGAGGCTGAAGGAGCTCTCTAAAAGGCCCTCATTTGCCACCACAGACACATCTCCAGTGTCCACCACAGCAGCCAGTATTAGTACGGCTCCTGCCATAGACCTGTTCTCTACCCCCAGCTGCTCAAATGG tgCCCTGAAGATGGAGAGTGACCTCTTTGACCTGCAAACCACGTTTCAACCCTCCATGCAACCCGGGCCCTCTGTAGCCACACCGTGGGGAG atcctttctcttcttctgaAGCTGTCGATGACTCCATCCCAAACTTAAACCCTTTCCTAACCAAACTTGTTGTCGATCCTGCTCATCTACCTGTTGTGTCGTCCGATGGTGTTAGTTTTTCCTCTAGGACATCAGGTCATGAGATATTCGGTG ATCAATACAATCCCTTTATTGATTCAAGCTCATCCGTATCAGCCAATTACAAACGAACAGTGCGGATAGAACACTTAATCTCAG GGTATGGTGCACAGGTGCCTCCACCACAGAGCACAGGGGAGCTTCATGTTGACTTTGAGTCTGTTTTCGGAAACAAAGCTGCCTCTTCCAGTAGCCTGGACACAGATG GTGGGATTTTGAAGCCCACTTTGGCAGGGTCTAATCAGCCTTCCACTCAACATCCGGAAAAACTTGTGTCAGATGACCTTGACTCCTCCCTAGCAAATCTGGTTGGAA ACTTGGGAATTGGAAATGGCACCACCAAAAA TGATATCCACTGGAACCAGCCAGGTGAGAAGAAACTGACTGGTGGAATGAACTGGCAGCCCAAAGCTGCCCCATCCACTACATGGAACCCTGTCTCCATG CCTCCTTCAGTCATGGCCTTCCCTGCCACAACCCCTACGGGCATGATAGGATATGGGATG CCCCCACAGTTGCCCTCGATGACTATGATGACGCAGCCCACAATGATGTACACGCAACCTGTGATGAGGCCATCCAACCCCTTTGGATCGGTTCCCAGTGCGCAG CCCTCTGCTGCCTCTAGCCCCTCCAGTCAGAGTCCTCTCAGAGCCCCAGGACAAGATCCCTTTGCACAGCTCTCTCTCAAGGATTTCTTGTAG
- the picalmb gene encoding phosphatidylinositol binding clathrin assembly protein b isoform X1 has product MSGQSITDRITAAQHSVTGSAVSKTVCKATTHEIMGPKKKHLDYLIHCTNEMNVNIPQLADSLFERTTNTSWVVVFKSLITTHHLMVYGNERFVQYLASRNTLFNLSNFLDKSGLQGYDMSTFIRRYSRYLNEKAVSYRQVAFDFTKVKRGVDGVMRTMNTEKLLKTIPIIQNQMDALLDFNVNANELTNGVINAAFMLLFKDSIRLFAAYNEGIINLLEKYFDMKKVQCKEGLDIYKKFLTRMTRISEFLKVAEQVGIDRGDIPDLSQFTVCAPSSLLDALEQHLASLEGKKVKDSTAASRASTLSNAVSSLANTGMSFTKVDEREKQAALEEEQARLKALKEQRLKELSKRPSFATTDTSPVSTTAASISTAPAIDLFSTPSCSNGALKMESDLFDLQTTFQPSMQPGPSVATPWGDPFSSSEAVDDSIPNLNPFLTKLVVDPAHLPVVSSDGVSFSSRTSGHEIFGDQYNPFIDSSSSVSANYKRTVRIEHLISDSFGQASMVQHLPNPSPFQSEPSTVAGLFRGYGAQVPPPQSTGELHVDFESVFGNKAASSSSLDTDGGILKPTLAGSNQPSTQHPEKLVSDDLDSSLANLVGNLGIGNGTTKNDIHWNQPGEKKLTGGMNWQPKAAPSTTWNPVSMPPSVMAFPATTPTGMIGYGMPPQLPSMTMMTQPTMMYTQPVMRPSNPFGSVPSAQPSAASSPSSQSPLRAPGQDPFAQLSLKDFL; this is encoded by the exons ATGTCGGGGCAGAGCATTACTGACAGGATAACCGCCGCTCAGCACAGCGTTACCGGATCGGCGGTGTCCAAAACAGTGTGCAAGGCAACGACGCACGAAATCATGGGCCCGAAAAAGAAACATCTGGACT ATCTCATCCACTGTACCAATGAAATGAACGTGAACATTCCTCAGCTGGCTGACTCGCTTTTTGAGAGAACCACCAACACCAGCTGGGTGGTCGTCTTCAAATCCCTCATCACAACACACCACCTCATGGTCTATGGCAATGAG CGTTTTGTTCAGTACTTGGCGTCCAGGAATACGTTATTCAACCTCAGCAACTTTTTGGATAAAAGTGGGTTACAAG GCTACGACATGTCCACTTTTATCCGGAGGTACAGCCGGTATCTGAATGAAAAAGCAGTGTCATATCGGCAGGTTGCTTTTGATTTTACAAAAGTAAAGCGTGG GGTTGATGGAGTGATGAGAACTATGAACACAGAGAAGCTTCTTAAAACCATCCCCATCATCCAGAACCAGATGGATGCCCTTCTAGACTTCAAC gTCAATGCCAACGAGCTCACCAATGGGGTTATCAATGCAGCCTTCATGCTTCTCTTCAAAGATTCAATCAGGCTTTTTGCAGCTTACAACGAGGGGATAATCAACCTACTGG AGAAGTATTTTGACATGAAGAAGGTTCAGTGCAAAGAAGGCCTGGATATTTACAAGAAGTTCCTCACAAGAATGACCCGCATCTCAGAGTTCCTCAAAGTTGCAGAG cAGGTGGGGATAGACAGAGGGGACATCCCGGACCTTTCCCAG tttacagtgtgt GCTCCCAGCAGCCTGCTGGATGCTTTAGAACAGCACTTGGCCTCTTTAGAAGGCAAGAAGGTGAAAGACTCCACTGCAGCCAGCAG GGCTAGCACGCTATCCAATGCTGTGTCGTCCCTGGCCAACACCGGTATGTCTTTTACCAAAgtggacgagagagagaaacaggcgGCTTTGGAGGAGGAGCAGGCACGACTGAAGGCGCTGAAG GAGCAGAGGCTGAAGGAGCTCTCTAAAAGGCCCTCATTTGCCACCACAGACACATCTCCAGTGTCCACCACAGCAGCCAGTATTAGTACGGCTCCTGCCATAGACCTGTTCTCTACCCCCAGCTGCTCAAATGG tgCCCTGAAGATGGAGAGTGACCTCTTTGACCTGCAAACCACGTTTCAACCCTCCATGCAACCCGGGCCCTCTGTAGCCACACCGTGGGGAG atcctttctcttcttctgaAGCTGTCGATGACTCCATCCCAAACTTAAACCCTTTCCTAACCAAACTTGTTGTCGATCCTGCTCATCTACCTGTTGTGTCGTCCGATGGTGTTAGTTTTTCCTCTAGGACATCAGGTCATGAGATATTCGGTG ATCAATACAATCCCTTTATTGATTCAAGCTCATCCGTATCAGCCAATTACAAACGAACAGTGCGGATAGAACACTTAATCTCAG ACTCTTTTGGTCAAGCATCCATGGTCCAGCATCTCCCAAACCCCTCTCCCTTCCAGTCTGAGCCCTCCACTGTAGCAGGCCTATTCCGAG GGTATGGTGCACAGGTGCCTCCACCACAGAGCACAGGGGAGCTTCATGTTGACTTTGAGTCTGTTTTCGGAAACAAAGCTGCCTCTTCCAGTAGCCTGGACACAGATG GTGGGATTTTGAAGCCCACTTTGGCAGGGTCTAATCAGCCTTCCACTCAACATCCGGAAAAACTTGTGTCAGATGACCTTGACTCCTCCCTAGCAAATCTGGTTGGAA ACTTGGGAATTGGAAATGGCACCACCAAAAA TGATATCCACTGGAACCAGCCAGGTGAGAAGAAACTGACTGGTGGAATGAACTGGCAGCCCAAAGCTGCCCCATCCACTACATGGAACCCTGTCTCCATG CCTCCTTCAGTCATGGCCTTCCCTGCCACAACCCCTACGGGCATGATAGGATATGGGATG CCCCCACAGTTGCCCTCGATGACTATGATGACGCAGCCCACAATGATGTACACGCAACCTGTGATGAGGCCATCCAACCCCTTTGGATCGGTTCCCAGTGCGCAG CCCTCTGCTGCCTCTAGCCCCTCCAGTCAGAGTCCTCTCAGAGCCCCAGGACAAGATCCCTTTGCACAGCTCTCTCTCAAGGATTTCTTGTAG